A window from Oncorhynchus mykiss isolate Arlee chromosome 9, USDA_OmykA_1.1, whole genome shotgun sequence encodes these proteins:
- the LOC118966152 gene encoding small cysteine and glycine repeat-containing protein 2-like — MNDCTDGCMNDCTDGCVNDCTDGCMNDCTDGCVNDCTDGCMNDCTDGCVNDCTDGCVNDCTDGCVNDCTDGCMNDCTDGCVNDCTDGCVNDCTDGCVNDCTDGCVNDCTDGCVNDCTDGCVNDCTDGCVNDCTDGCVNDCTEGHTDTRTL, encoded by the coding sequence ATGAACGACTGCACGGACGGATGTATGAACGACTGCACGGACGGATGTGTGAACGACTGCACGGACGGATGTATGAACGACTGCACGGACGGATGTGTGAACGACTGCACGGACGGATGTATGAACGACTGCACGGACGGATGTGTGAACGACTGCACGGACGGATGTGTGAACGACTGCACGGACGGATGTGTGAACGACTGCACGGACGGATGTATGAACGACTGCACGGACGGATGTGTGAACGACTGCACGGACGGATGTGTGAACGACTGCACGGACGGATGTGTGAACGACTGCACGGACGGATGTGTGAACGACTGCACGGACGGATGTGTGAACGACTGCACGGACGGATGTGTGAACGACTGCACGGACGGATGTGTGAACGACTGCACGGACGGATGTGTGAACGACTGCACggagggacacacggacacacggacgtTATAG